A part of Neodiprion pinetum isolate iyNeoPine1 chromosome 4, iyNeoPine1.2, whole genome shotgun sequence genomic DNA contains:
- the LOC124215871 gene encoding probable peptidoglycan muropeptide transporter SLC46 isoform X1: MSSSNSETVSISVEVQKPNLCKKYLGWIRYVTIEPTMWLYMMAYMTTSVVEQAFYVNKACRVDHGLSEEICDNLSENDTLQTEVQVTVSTFHQWNDIASYAFPIILALFNGNWSDRRGRKAPLVIALIGKVIFSFMIVVNSVLDTWTLNMILYTASLPMALLGSDVAIFASCFSYISDVSSVTHRTIRVAILDVVYLSTMPVGISLGSFLFYKVVNQSYTIMFAINGTLLIVAVIYSVLRLEMRTTPQQMPIDKGTNILLDYFDKKHVVASINTLIKPRPERRRLYLWTLLLAMALYTFQRNEREKSYLYTVKTFSWDVGTFSTFRTVQSSLFVVAMLFGIPIMSKVFKMRDTLIVAVGAISHASGRIFYATATEPSLFYVGAVVAALGPVVAPVLRSMMSKVVPVSERGKVFALLSVCDNAVPLVSTVLYSQLYNATVKTTPSSIYWLTFSTQIAVLLLSMVIHVSLGSRRLESVNEETDSICSFPVLTKNDPSLESYEKKKNAAA; the protein is encoded by the exons ATGAGCTCGTCGAACTCCGAG ACCGTCTCCATCAGTGTGGAAGTGCAGAAGCCGAACCTTTGCAAGAAGTATCTGGGATGGATTCGCTACGTGACGATCGAGCCGACCATGTGGCTCTACATGATGGCTTACATGACGACTTCCGTCGTCGAGCAAGCCTTCTACGTGAACAAAGCTTGCCGCGTCGATCACGGACTATCAGAAGAGATTTGCGACAATTTAAGCGAGAACGATACGCTGCAGACAGAAGTTCAA GTGACGGTATCGACCTTTCATCAATGGAACGACATCGCGAGCTACGCATTCCCGATAATCCTGGCCCTTTTTAACGGGAATTGGAGCGATCGCCGAGGGAGAAAAGCTCCGTTGGTAATCGCGCTGATCGGAAAGGTAATATTCTCCTTCATGATCGTGGTGAACTCGGTATTGGACACCTGGACTTTGAACATGATCCTCTACACGGCCAGCTTGCCGATGGCTTTACTCGGCAGCGACGTCGCGATATTCGCCAGCTGTTTCTCTTACATTTCCGACGTGTCTTCGGTCACCCATCGAACAATTCGGGTCGCCATCCTGGACGTGGTTTACTTGAGCACCATGCCCGTAG GAATCAGCCTGGGCTCCTTCTTGTTTTACAAAGTGGTCAATCAGTCCTACACAATAATGTTCGCCATCAACGGCACCCTCCTAATTGTCGCCGTTATCTACTCCGTGTTGAGACTAGAAATGAGAACGACACCGCAGCAGATGCCGATAGACAAGGGGACCAACATACTCCTCGATTATTTTGACAAGAAACACGTCGTCGCCAGTATAAACACTTTGATCAAGCCGAGACCCGAACGTAGGAGACTCTACTTGTGGACTCTGCTATTGGCCATGGCTCTTTACACCTTCCAAAGAA acgagagagagaagagCTACCTTTACACCGTAAAAACATTCTCATGGGACGTTGGAACTTTTAGTACATTCCGGACTGTCCAATCGAGTTTATTCGTCGTAG CAATGCTCTTCGGCATTCCGATCATGAGTAAGGTCTTCAAGATGCGAGACACCTTGATTGTAGCCGTTGGAGCGATATCCCATGCGAGTGGCCGAATCTTTTACGCGACCGCAACTGAGCCATCTCTGTTTTACGTAG GTGCGGTGGTCGCTGCTTTGGGGCCAGTAGTGGCACCAGTTCTCAGGTCGATGATGTCAAAGGTGGTTCCAGTGTCGGAAAGAG GGAAAGTTTTCGCTCTTCTGTCTGTGTGTGACAATGCTGTACCACTCGTCAGCACCGTGTTATACTCTCAACTTTACAACGCGACTGTGAAGACGACACCAAGCTCGATTTACTGGCTAACGTTCAGCACTCAAATCGCAGTTCTGCTACTTAGTAT GGTGATTCACGTGTCCCTTGGATCCCGACGGTTGGAATCCGTGAATGAAGAGACCGACAGTATCTGCAGTTTTCCGGTACTCACCAAGAATGATCCATCGCTTGAATCgtatgagaagaaaaaaaacgctgCTGCTTGA
- the LOC124215871 gene encoding lysosomal proton-coupled steroid conjugate and bile acid symporter SLC46A3 isoform X2: protein MSSSNSETVSISVEVQKPNLCKKYLGWIRYVTIEPTMWLYMMAYMTTSVVEQAFYVNKACRVDHGLSEEICDNLSENDTLQTEVQVTVSTFHQWNDIASYAFPIILALFNGNWSDRRGRKAPLVIALIGKVIFSFMIVVNSVLDTWTLNMILYTASLPMALLGSDVAIFASCFSYISDVSSVTHRTIRVAILDVVYLSTMPVGISLGSFLFYKVVNQSYTIMFAINGTLLIVAVIYSVLRLEMRTTPQQMPIDKGTNILLDYFDKKHVVASINTLIKPRPERRRLYLWTLLLAMALYTFQRNEREKSYLYTVKTFSWDVGTFSTFRTVQSSLFVVAMLFGIPIMSKVFKMRDTLIVAVGAISHASGRIFYATATEPSLFYVGAVVAALGPVVAPVLRSMMSKVVPVSERETIFRESFRSSVCV, encoded by the exons ATGAGCTCGTCGAACTCCGAG ACCGTCTCCATCAGTGTGGAAGTGCAGAAGCCGAACCTTTGCAAGAAGTATCTGGGATGGATTCGCTACGTGACGATCGAGCCGACCATGTGGCTCTACATGATGGCTTACATGACGACTTCCGTCGTCGAGCAAGCCTTCTACGTGAACAAAGCTTGCCGCGTCGATCACGGACTATCAGAAGAGATTTGCGACAATTTAAGCGAGAACGATACGCTGCAGACAGAAGTTCAA GTGACGGTATCGACCTTTCATCAATGGAACGACATCGCGAGCTACGCATTCCCGATAATCCTGGCCCTTTTTAACGGGAATTGGAGCGATCGCCGAGGGAGAAAAGCTCCGTTGGTAATCGCGCTGATCGGAAAGGTAATATTCTCCTTCATGATCGTGGTGAACTCGGTATTGGACACCTGGACTTTGAACATGATCCTCTACACGGCCAGCTTGCCGATGGCTTTACTCGGCAGCGACGTCGCGATATTCGCCAGCTGTTTCTCTTACATTTCCGACGTGTCTTCGGTCACCCATCGAACAATTCGGGTCGCCATCCTGGACGTGGTTTACTTGAGCACCATGCCCGTAG GAATCAGCCTGGGCTCCTTCTTGTTTTACAAAGTGGTCAATCAGTCCTACACAATAATGTTCGCCATCAACGGCACCCTCCTAATTGTCGCCGTTATCTACTCCGTGTTGAGACTAGAAATGAGAACGACACCGCAGCAGATGCCGATAGACAAGGGGACCAACATACTCCTCGATTATTTTGACAAGAAACACGTCGTCGCCAGTATAAACACTTTGATCAAGCCGAGACCCGAACGTAGGAGACTCTACTTGTGGACTCTGCTATTGGCCATGGCTCTTTACACCTTCCAAAGAA acgagagagagaagagCTACCTTTACACCGTAAAAACATTCTCATGGGACGTTGGAACTTTTAGTACATTCCGGACTGTCCAATCGAGTTTATTCGTCGTAG CAATGCTCTTCGGCATTCCGATCATGAGTAAGGTCTTCAAGATGCGAGACACCTTGATTGTAGCCGTTGGAGCGATATCCCATGCGAGTGGCCGAATCTTTTACGCGACCGCAACTGAGCCATCTCTGTTTTACGTAG GTGCGGTGGTCGCTGCTTTGGGGCCAGTAGTGGCACCAGTTCTCAGGTCGATGATGTCAAAGGTGGTTCCAGTGTCGGAAAGAG AAACCATTTTCAGGGAAAGTTTTCGCTCTTCTGTCTGTGTGTGA
- the LOC124215873 gene encoding uncharacterized protein isoform X2, which yields MKSAVFLIAAMSLMLCQEGVFPLDLNTSYLFGSLRNATFKAGNYITNAVAVPRNALINAKNATKNYIDSTASKGMEVKFRAVMETIRVKMPYGIPALDIPPLDPLKIEHETYDLSHKDIGNISSTLDKATISGLSTFVIDRVKISVIGGVSLALNLSVPAIRGNGDYEVHGSIGRLFPLNSTGPFEFEAQDIRFYIHVVLGYSGSMYVKSLDTDFSIRSVKARFYHLFKNPETDKTMNEIISELVPQLLEVVKPEVKPKLEEVIAQRINASVAHLNVGNILGILTGTIDLQTMAHLTTSGPQILQPLKR from the exons ATGAAATCCGCCGTTTTCCTTATCGCCGCTATGAGCCTTATGCTCTGTCAAGAGGGAGTTTTTCCCCTTGATCTGAACACAAGTTACCTATTTGGAAGCCTCCGAAATGCCACCTTTAAAGCCGGAAACTACA TTACGAATGCGGTAGCAGTGCCAAGGAACGCGCTGATCAATGCCAAGAACGCGACCAAGAACTACA TCGACAGCACGGCGTCCAAGGGTATGGAGGTCAAGTTCAGGGCGGTAATGGAAACCATCAGGGTTAAAATGCCTTACGGAATTCCCGCGCTTGACATTCCTCCTCTAGATCCTCTCAAAATCGAACACGAGACGTACGATCTGTCCCACAAGGATATCGGCAA CATTTCGAGCACCCTGGACAAAGCGACCATTTCCGGCTTGTCGACCTTCGTAATCGACCGGGTAAAGATATCCGTGATTGGAGGTGTGAGCCTCGCGTTGAACCTGAGCGTGCCAGCAATCCGGGGAAATGGAGACTACGAAGTGCACGGATCCATCGGCCGGTTGTTTCCTCTGAACAGCACTGGACCCTTTGAATTCGAGGCGCAGGACATCCGCTTCTACATCCACGTCGTCCTGGGCTACTCAGGATCGATGTACGTCAAGTCACTGGACACCGATTTCTCCATCCGGTCCGTTAAGGCGCGATTCTACCACCTGTTCAAGAATCCGGAGACGGACAAGACGATGAACGAG ATCATCTCCGAACTGGTACCACAGCTTTTGGAAGTCGTTAAGCCCGAGGTGAAACCTAAACTTGAAGAAGTCATCGCCCAGAGGATAAACGCCTCTGTAGCTCATCTGAACGTAGGGAATATCCTCGGGATCCTCACCGGGACAATCGACCTTCAGACCATGGCTCATCTCACCACATCGGGTCCTCAAATCCTGCAGCCTCTTAAGCGTTGA
- the LOC124215873 gene encoding uncharacterized protein isoform X1: protein MKSAVFLIAAMSLMLCQEGVFPLDLNTSYLFGSLRNATFKAGNYISDSIQKQKEMIINAKNTASEYVTNAVAVPRNALINAKNATKNYIDSTASKGMEVKFRAVMETIRVKMPYGIPALDIPPLDPLKIEHETYDLSHKDIGNISSTLDKATISGLSTFVIDRVKISVIGGVSLALNLSVPAIRGNGDYEVHGSIGRLFPLNSTGPFEFEAQDIRFYIHVVLGYSGSMYVKSLDTDFSIRSVKARFYHLFKNPETDKTMNEIISELVPQLLEVVKPEVKPKLEEVIAQRINASVAHLNVGNILGILTGTIDLQTMAHLTTSGPQILQPLKR from the exons ATGAAATCCGCCGTTTTCCTTATCGCCGCTATGAGCCTTATGCTCTGTCAAGAGGGAGTTTTTCCCCTTGATCTGAACACAAGTTACCTATTTGGAAGCCTCCGAAATGCCACCTTTAAAGCCGGAAACTACA TATCGGACAGCATTCAGAAGCAGAAAGAGATGATCATTAACGCGAAAAACACGGCTAGTGAATACG TTACGAATGCGGTAGCAGTGCCAAGGAACGCGCTGATCAATGCCAAGAACGCGACCAAGAACTACA TCGACAGCACGGCGTCCAAGGGTATGGAGGTCAAGTTCAGGGCGGTAATGGAAACCATCAGGGTTAAAATGCCTTACGGAATTCCCGCGCTTGACATTCCTCCTCTAGATCCTCTCAAAATCGAACACGAGACGTACGATCTGTCCCACAAGGATATCGGCAA CATTTCGAGCACCCTGGACAAAGCGACCATTTCCGGCTTGTCGACCTTCGTAATCGACCGGGTAAAGATATCCGTGATTGGAGGTGTGAGCCTCGCGTTGAACCTGAGCGTGCCAGCAATCCGGGGAAATGGAGACTACGAAGTGCACGGATCCATCGGCCGGTTGTTTCCTCTGAACAGCACTGGACCCTTTGAATTCGAGGCGCAGGACATCCGCTTCTACATCCACGTCGTCCTGGGCTACTCAGGATCGATGTACGTCAAGTCACTGGACACCGATTTCTCCATCCGGTCCGTTAAGGCGCGATTCTACCACCTGTTCAAGAATCCGGAGACGGACAAGACGATGAACGAG ATCATCTCCGAACTGGTACCACAGCTTTTGGAAGTCGTTAAGCCCGAGGTGAAACCTAAACTTGAAGAAGTCATCGCCCAGAGGATAAACGCCTCTGTAGCTCATCTGAACGTAGGGAATATCCTCGGGATCCTCACCGGGACAATCGACCTTCAGACCATGGCTCATCTCACCACATCGGGTCCTCAAATCCTGCAGCCTCTTAAGCGTTGA
- the LOC124215873 gene encoding uncharacterized protein isoform X5, which yields MLTYECGSSAKERADQCQERDQELQIVDSTASKGMEVKFRAVMETIRVKMPYGIPALDIPPLDPLKIEHETYDLSHKDIGNISSTLDKATISGLSTFVIDRVKISVIGGVSLALNLSVPAIRGNGDYEVHGSIGRLFPLNSTGPFEFEAQDIRFYIHVVLGYSGSMYVKSLDTDFSIRSVKARFYHLFKNPETDKTMNEIISELVPQLLEVVKPEVKPKLEEVIAQRINASVAHLNVGNILGILTGTIDLQTMAHLTTSGPQILQPLKR from the exons ATGCTCAC TTACGAATGCGGTAGCAGTGCCAAGGAACGCGCTGATCAATGCCAAGAACGCGACCAAGAACTACA GATAGTCGACAGCACGGCGTCCAAGGGTATGGAGGTCAAGTTCAGGGCGGTAATGGAAACCATCAGGGTTAAAATGCCTTACGGAATTCCCGCGCTTGACATTCCTCCTCTAGATCCTCTCAAAATCGAACACGAGACGTACGATCTGTCCCACAAGGATATCGGCAA CATTTCGAGCACCCTGGACAAAGCGACCATTTCCGGCTTGTCGACCTTCGTAATCGACCGGGTAAAGATATCCGTGATTGGAGGTGTGAGCCTCGCGTTGAACCTGAGCGTGCCAGCAATCCGGGGAAATGGAGACTACGAAGTGCACGGATCCATCGGCCGGTTGTTTCCTCTGAACAGCACTGGACCCTTTGAATTCGAGGCGCAGGACATCCGCTTCTACATCCACGTCGTCCTGGGCTACTCAGGATCGATGTACGTCAAGTCACTGGACACCGATTTCTCCATCCGGTCCGTTAAGGCGCGATTCTACCACCTGTTCAAGAATCCGGAGACGGACAAGACGATGAACGAG ATCATCTCCGAACTGGTACCACAGCTTTTGGAAGTCGTTAAGCCCGAGGTGAAACCTAAACTTGAAGAAGTCATCGCCCAGAGGATAAACGCCTCTGTAGCTCATCTGAACGTAGGGAATATCCTCGGGATCCTCACCGGGACAATCGACCTTCAGACCATGGCTCATCTCACCACATCGGGTCCTCAAATCCTGCAGCCTCTTAAGCGTTGA
- the LOC124215873 gene encoding uncharacterized protein isoform X3, with amino-acid sequence MFVFTLNHWNYYSKQQCVTFTNAVAVPRNALINAKNATKNYIDSTASKGMEVKFRAVMETIRVKMPYGIPALDIPPLDPLKIEHETYDLSHKDIGNISSTLDKATISGLSTFVIDRVKISVIGGVSLALNLSVPAIRGNGDYEVHGSIGRLFPLNSTGPFEFEAQDIRFYIHVVLGYSGSMYVKSLDTDFSIRSVKARFYHLFKNPETDKTMNEIISELVPQLLEVVKPEVKPKLEEVIAQRINASVAHLNVGNILGILTGTIDLQTMAHLTTSGPQILQPLKR; translated from the exons ATGTTCGTGTTTACCTTGAATCACTGGAATTATTATTCGAAACAACAATGCGTTACTT TTACGAATGCGGTAGCAGTGCCAAGGAACGCGCTGATCAATGCCAAGAACGCGACCAAGAACTACA TCGACAGCACGGCGTCCAAGGGTATGGAGGTCAAGTTCAGGGCGGTAATGGAAACCATCAGGGTTAAAATGCCTTACGGAATTCCCGCGCTTGACATTCCTCCTCTAGATCCTCTCAAAATCGAACACGAGACGTACGATCTGTCCCACAAGGATATCGGCAA CATTTCGAGCACCCTGGACAAAGCGACCATTTCCGGCTTGTCGACCTTCGTAATCGACCGGGTAAAGATATCCGTGATTGGAGGTGTGAGCCTCGCGTTGAACCTGAGCGTGCCAGCAATCCGGGGAAATGGAGACTACGAAGTGCACGGATCCATCGGCCGGTTGTTTCCTCTGAACAGCACTGGACCCTTTGAATTCGAGGCGCAGGACATCCGCTTCTACATCCACGTCGTCCTGGGCTACTCAGGATCGATGTACGTCAAGTCACTGGACACCGATTTCTCCATCCGGTCCGTTAAGGCGCGATTCTACCACCTGTTCAAGAATCCGGAGACGGACAAGACGATGAACGAG ATCATCTCCGAACTGGTACCACAGCTTTTGGAAGTCGTTAAGCCCGAGGTGAAACCTAAACTTGAAGAAGTCATCGCCCAGAGGATAAACGCCTCTGTAGCTCATCTGAACGTAGGGAATATCCTCGGGATCCTCACCGGGACAATCGACCTTCAGACCATGGCTCATCTCACCACATCGGGTCCTCAAATCCTGCAGCCTCTTAAGCGTTGA
- the LOC124215873 gene encoding uncharacterized protein isoform X4, with the protein MRYFYECGSSAKERADQCQERDQELQIVDSTASKGMEVKFRAVMETIRVKMPYGIPALDIPPLDPLKIEHETYDLSHKDIGNISSTLDKATISGLSTFVIDRVKISVIGGVSLALNLSVPAIRGNGDYEVHGSIGRLFPLNSTGPFEFEAQDIRFYIHVVLGYSGSMYVKSLDTDFSIRSVKARFYHLFKNPETDKTMNEIISELVPQLLEVVKPEVKPKLEEVIAQRINASVAHLNVGNILGILTGTIDLQTMAHLTTSGPQILQPLKR; encoded by the exons ATGCGTTACTT TTACGAATGCGGTAGCAGTGCCAAGGAACGCGCTGATCAATGCCAAGAACGCGACCAAGAACTACA GATAGTCGACAGCACGGCGTCCAAGGGTATGGAGGTCAAGTTCAGGGCGGTAATGGAAACCATCAGGGTTAAAATGCCTTACGGAATTCCCGCGCTTGACATTCCTCCTCTAGATCCTCTCAAAATCGAACACGAGACGTACGATCTGTCCCACAAGGATATCGGCAA CATTTCGAGCACCCTGGACAAAGCGACCATTTCCGGCTTGTCGACCTTCGTAATCGACCGGGTAAAGATATCCGTGATTGGAGGTGTGAGCCTCGCGTTGAACCTGAGCGTGCCAGCAATCCGGGGAAATGGAGACTACGAAGTGCACGGATCCATCGGCCGGTTGTTTCCTCTGAACAGCACTGGACCCTTTGAATTCGAGGCGCAGGACATCCGCTTCTACATCCACGTCGTCCTGGGCTACTCAGGATCGATGTACGTCAAGTCACTGGACACCGATTTCTCCATCCGGTCCGTTAAGGCGCGATTCTACCACCTGTTCAAGAATCCGGAGACGGACAAGACGATGAACGAG ATCATCTCCGAACTGGTACCACAGCTTTTGGAAGTCGTTAAGCCCGAGGTGAAACCTAAACTTGAAGAAGTCATCGCCCAGAGGATAAACGCCTCTGTAGCTCATCTGAACGTAGGGAATATCCTCGGGATCCTCACCGGGACAATCGACCTTCAGACCATGGCTCATCTCACCACATCGGGTCCTCAAATCCTGCAGCCTCTTAAGCGTTGA